The stretch of DNA CGCCGCCACGGACCTGCGTGAAGTCGGGCTGGTCGTCGTCGGGGCTCCCACCCACACGCACGGTCTGCCGACGCCCCGCAGCCGAGCGGAGGCGCGACGATGGTCGCAATCTCCCGCCAACCGCGTCGATCTCGAGGCCGACACCTCGCGGCCGGGAGTGCGTGAGTGGCTCGACCGCGTGCCCGACCTCGTGCACCCGCGATTCGCGGCGTTCGAGACGCGCGCCGACCTGGCACCCCTCTTCGGCGCGTCGTCTGCACGGCGCATCGCGCGGTCGCTGATCTCGCACGGGTGGGAGCAACTGACTCCGCCCGCGAGCTTCATCATGCCGTCGCACGGTCTGACTCTCGCGGACGGCGGCGAGGAGGAGGCCCGTTCATGGGGCAGCCGGCTCGGCCTCGCGTTCCGGCTCGAGCTCGACGCAGTGCACTGACGGAACGTGGCGCGGCGGCAAAGGAAAAAGCCCAGAGAGTGGAGTCTCTGGGCTTTCGCTCCCCGACTTGGACTCGAACCAAGAACCTGCCGGTTAACAGCCGGCTGCTCTGCCAATTGAGCTATCGAGGAATGCTGGAACAGCGACGACTAGCTTAGCGCACTGCGAGGGCCTCCGTTGTCCATCGATGCGCACAGGGCCGATCGACTCATGCGGGCAGCAGGAAAGTCGGCGCCGCGACGGGCACGGGCGCGCCGATCAAGGCCGCCCCGTCGGTCAACGGATCGAGCCGCAGACTGACCACGGTGTTGCTGCGCTCGCCCGCCACGTGCACGATGTCCACCTCGAGCAGATGGTGACGCGGCCACTCGACCGCGGCGTCGAAGGTGCCGACCGGATGCGGGGACGCGTCGTCGAGGTCGGCGGCGAGAACCGCGATCCGGTTGCTGCCGCGCAGCCCAGCGAACGCCCGGGTCCCGTCGGCCGAGACGCTCAGCGCGGCGGCCTGATCGGCGGCCACATCCCCGAGCTGGGCGTGCGGGGCCAGCGGTACCGTCTCGCCGAGACGGAACCCGCGTGCGATCGGGACGAGCACCGTGACGGTCTTCCCGTGCTCCCCCAGCACCCACACCGCACCGGACGGATGCCGGATGAGGTCGCGCGGTCCCGTTCCGGCGGGAAGCCGCAGGGAGTCGACGCGGTCGAGCATCCCGTCGGAGCGGACCTCGTGCACGTGGACGTCGTCGCTGCCGAGGTCGGCGCTCAGCACGAGGCCGTCGACCCGCAGAGTCGAGTGCGCGTGCGGGCCGTCCTGCTCGGCGTGCGGGCCGGATCCCGTTCCCGCCAGGGTCTGGACGGGTTCGCCGATTCGGCCGTCGTCATCGACAGGGTGGACGACGACACCGCCGTCGCCGTAGCAGGACACGTCGAGGAACGCACCCGCCCTGCTCTCACGGAAGCCGAGGTGGCACGGGTAGTCGCCGTTCGTCGCCACCCAGCCGATCGGCTCGAGCCGATGCTCGCTCGTGCGTCGGAACGACTGGACGCCGCGGCCGCCTTCGTCGACCGCGTAGACGATGTCGCGGCGACGCGGGTCGCGCAGCAGATACGACGGGTCCGGAGCCTCCACCGCGGTGCCGACGACCTCGAGGCCGCCGTCGGCGAGCCGCGTCATCGCGGTGATCCCGGCGGAGGGCGTCTCGCTGAGCGTGGTGTACGCCCCCACCCAGACCGTGCGCTCGGTCACCTGGAGGGCCCCACGTCAGTAGCCGCCCTTGGGGTCGACGACTCCGACGAAATCGCCGTGGTTCACGTAGGCGTCGACGTTGAGCCTGATGCGCTCGGCGAGCAGCGGCGTGATCATGTCGGGGGTGTCCGCCGAGTGCGGGGTGATGATGGCGCGCGGCTCGTCCCAGAGCGGGTGGCCGTCGGGAAGCGGTTCGGGGTCGGTGACGTCGACGCCCGCGCCGTAGAGCGCCCCCGATCGCAGCGCGTCGAGCAGCGCGTCGGTGTCTACAAGGGCTCCGCGGGCGATGTTGACGAGTACGGCAGTCGGCTTCAGCATGGCCAGGCGTTCGGCGCCGATCAGCCGCTTCGTCTCGGCGGTGGAGGCGGCGGCGAGCACGACGACATCCGCGGCGGGCAGGACCTCGTCGAGGCGGTCGGCGGTGACCGTGCGGTACGCACCGGCCACCGGGCTCTCGGACTTGCGCACGACCGTGACCCGCACGTCGAAGGGCTCCATGAGTCGGATCAACTCGATGGCGATGCCGCCTGCCCCGACCACGACGACCTCGCGTCCGTAGAGCGACTCGCCCGCCTTGCCGCCCCACGAGCCGGCGCGGGCTCGCACGCCGAGCTCCCGCAGCGTCGCGAGGACGAGGGCGAAGGCGTGCTCGGCGACCGGCTGCGCGTACGCGCCCTTCGCGCTCGTCCAGACCAGGTCATCCCGGTCGTGGTCGCGCAGCGCCTCGGCGAACGCGTCGACGCCCGCCCACGGAAGCTGCACCCACTGGATCTGCGGGTTCGCCTCGAGCGCGGTGAGCAGCCCCGCGGGGTCGCTGTTCGAGAGCCAGACGATCGCCCGGGTGGAGTCGTCGAGAGCCGCCAGCCGGCCGCCCGCGCCCTCGATGGCGTCACGGTAGACCTGCTTCGCCCCCGCTTCCGGCAGCAGCGCGATCGATCCGACCTCGGGCCTGCGCTCGGGCTGGCGTGCGGCGTCGGCGCCTTGGACGGCCGTGTGGGTGAACCGTGACTCGGTCATCGAACTCCTCGTCGAGTGGGGCTGCGCACCTCGTCGGCAGGCGCAACGGAACAGCTCGTCCCATTCTGTCGCGCACCGGTCCGGCGCGCATCGGCGACGAGGTCAGATGCCGGCGGCGGGCGGCAGGTGGATCGGGCCCGTGGTCACCTCGTACTCGTGCGCGAGACCGCGCAGGTACGGGTGCTGAGGATCGGTGAGCACCTCTTCGAGGCGTCCGAGGCCGATCAGCTGCCCCTTTTGCAGCACGGCGATCCGATCGGTCACCCGCGAGGTGATCGCCGCGTCGTGGCTGATGATGATCGCCGAGAACTCGCGGTCGCTCTGGAGCTCGAGGAGCGTGTCGAGCACGGGACCGCGCACGGTGACGTCGACCCCGCCGGTCGGCTCGTCGGCGATCCACACGGTCGGTTCGAGGATGAGCGAGCGCGCGATCGCGACCCGCTGGCGCTGACCACCCGACAGCTCGTGGGGGTAGACGTTCATGAGCCCGAGCGGCAGCTGCACCGCGTCGATGAGCTCGGCGACGAGACGTCCGAGCTCGCGCCGGTCGAAGCGGCGGTCGCGTTCGAGCACCGGCGAGGCCACGTTCTCGGCGACGGTCGAGCCGGGCACGAGCGAGCGCCCGGCGTTCTGCGGCAGGTAGCCGACCTCGAGCTGCAGCCGGGCGCGTTCCCGCGGTCGGAGGCGCCGGAGGTCGTGCCCGAGCACGTGCATCCCGCCGCCGACGATCTCGGTGGCGCCCTCCCCCGCACCCTTGCCGACGTAGCCGGCGAGGGTCTTCGCGAGGGTGCTCTTGCCCGAGCCGGTCTCGCCGACGAGGCCGACGAGCTCGCCCGGGGCGACGGTGAACGACACGCCCTCGACGGCGCGAAAGCGTCCGTTACCCCGCGCGGGCGGGTACTCGATCGTCACGTCGTCGATCACGACGGGGTTGCGGTTCAGCGACACGATCTCATCTTCTCCTCCCGCGGCGCCCCGTGGTCCCTGCCCCAGCGGACTCGAAGCGACGGCGCCGTCTGCAGGCGGATCACGCCTCGGCGGCCCGGATCCTGCGCAACTCGTCGCGCCGCGACGCCTGAGCGACCGGGTCGGGCACCGGGAGCGACGCCAGCAGGCGCTGCGTGTAGGGGTGCTGCGGCGCCCCGAGCACCTCGGCGCCGGTGCCCTGCTCGACCAGATCGCCGCGGTAGAGCACCGCGATCCGGTCGGCCAGGATGTCGACGACCGCGAGGTCGTGGCTGATGAACAGCGCCGCGAAGCCGAGCTCCTGCTGCAGTTCCCGGAACAGGGTGAGCACGCGCGCCTGCACCGACACGTCGAGCGCCGAGGTCGGCTCATCGGCGATCAGCAGCTTCGGGTCGAGGGCCAGCGCACGGGCGAGGCTCGCCCGCTGCCGCTGACCGCCCGAGAGCTCGTGCGGGTACCGGTCGCCGTAGCTCTTCGGCAGCTGGACGGCCTCGAGCAGCTCGTCGACGCGCTTTCGGGCGTCGCCGGTCGACTTCGCGCGTCCGTGCACGATGAGCGGCTCGGCCACGCAGTCGGCGATGGTGAGCAGCGGGTTGAAGCTCGACGCGGGGTCCTGGAAGACGAACCCGATGTCGACGCGGTGCCGCCGGAAGTCCTTCTCGCGGACTCCGACCATCTCGGTGCCGAGCACGTTCAGCGATCCGCCGGTCGCGGCGGTGAGGCCGGCGATGGCGCGTCCCATGGTCGTCTTGCCCGAGCCGCTCTCACCGACGAGGCCGAGCACCTCGCCGGCGCCGATCTCGAACGAGACGCCGTTCACCGCACGGAAGCCGGCGCGGCCGAGACGGCCCGGGTACTCGATGACGAGACCATCCGCCTTCACGAGCGGCGCTCCGGTGCTGCCGACGCGGGCCGCGGCACGTTCCGCGGCTGCGGCCGTCCCCTGACCGACGTAGGGCACCGCGGCGAGGAGGTCCTTCGTGTACTGGGCCTGCGGCGAGGCGAACAGGGTGCGGACGTCGGCCTGCTCGACGAGCTCGCCCTGGTACATGACGGCGACGCGGTCGGCGAGGTCGGCGACGACGCCCATGTTGTGGGTGATCAGCACGATCG from Herbiconiux sp. L3-i23 encodes:
- a CDS encoding flavodoxin domain-containing protein, which gives rise to MAVNALVLYESWFGNTRRIAEEVTAGLVDEDVAALAMAVDDCAATDLREVGLVVVGAPTHTHGLPTPRSRAEARRWSQSPANRVDLEADTSRPGVREWLDRVPDLVHPRFAAFETRADLAPLFGASSARRIARSLISHGWEQLTPPASFIMPSHGLTLADGGEEEARSWGSRLGLAFRLELDAVH
- a CDS encoding beta-propeller fold lactonase family protein — its product is MTERTVWVGAYTTLSETPSAGITAMTRLADGGLEVVGTAVEAPDPSYLLRDPRRRDIVYAVDEGGRGVQSFRRTSEHRLEPIGWVATNGDYPCHLGFRESRAGAFLDVSCYGDGGVVVHPVDDDGRIGEPVQTLAGTGSGPHAEQDGPHAHSTLRVDGLVLSADLGSDDVHVHEVRSDGMLDRVDSLRLPAGTGPRDLIRHPSGAVWVLGEHGKTVTVLVPIARGFRLGETVPLAPHAQLGDVAADQAAALSVSADGTRAFAGLRGSNRIAVLAADLDDASPHPVGTFDAAVEWPRHHLLEVDIVHVAGERSNTVVSLRLDPLTDGAALIGAPVPVAAPTFLLPA
- a CDS encoding D-isomer specific 2-hydroxyacid dehydrogenase family protein — translated: MTESRFTHTAVQGADAARQPERRPEVGSIALLPEAGAKQVYRDAIEGAGGRLAALDDSTRAIVWLSNSDPAGLLTALEANPQIQWVQLPWAGVDAFAEALRDHDRDDLVWTSAKGAYAQPVAEHAFALVLATLRELGVRARAGSWGGKAGESLYGREVVVVGAGGIAIELIRLMEPFDVRVTVVRKSESPVAGAYRTVTADRLDEVLPAADVVVLAAASTAETKRLIGAERLAMLKPTAVLVNIARGALVDTDALLDALRSGALYGAGVDVTDPEPLPDGHPLWDEPRAIITPHSADTPDMITPLLAERIRLNVDAYVNHGDFVGVVDPKGGY
- a CDS encoding ATP-binding cassette domain-containing protein — its product is MSLNRNPVVIDDVTIEYPPARGNGRFRAVEGVSFTVAPGELVGLVGETGSGKSTLAKTLAGYVGKGAGEGATEIVGGGMHVLGHDLRRLRPRERARLQLEVGYLPQNAGRSLVPGSTVAENVASPVLERDRRFDRRELGRLVAELIDAVQLPLGLMNVYPHELSGGQRQRVAIARSLILEPTVWIADEPTGGVDVTVRGPVLDTLLELQSDREFSAIIISHDAAITSRVTDRIAVLQKGQLIGLGRLEEVLTDPQHPYLRGLAHEYEVTTGPIHLPPAAGI
- a CDS encoding ABC transporter ATP-binding protein, with translation MSVVDIKDLSVSFSTDAGAVKAVDGVSLSVERGEVLAIVGESGSGKTVTAKSILGLLPETATSQGVLLLSSTRGGAATDVVAVDKKQLREVRGTDVAMVFQEPSTALNPVYPVGWQIAEGLRAHGKISRAEAKAKAVDILRKVGIPDPETRVNYYPHQFSGGQKQRVVIAMALVLNPGLIVADEPTTALDVTVQAEILDLLRRVRDEFGTSIVLITHNMGVVADLADRVAVMYQGELVEQADVRTLFASPQAQYTKDLLAAVPYVGQGTAAAAERAAARVGSTGAPLVKADGLVIEYPGRLGRAGFRAVNGVSFEIGAGEVLGLVGESGSGKTTMGRAIAGLTAATGGSLNVLGTEMVGVREKDFRRHRVDIGFVFQDPASSFNPLLTIADCVAEPLIVHGRAKSTGDARKRVDELLEAVQLPKSYGDRYPHELSGGQRQRASLARALALDPKLLIADEPTSALDVSVQARVLTLFRELQQELGFAALFISHDLAVVDILADRIAVLYRGDLVEQGTGAEVLGAPQHPYTQRLLASLPVPDPVAQASRRDELRRIRAAEA